A genomic stretch from Desulfolutivibrio sulfodismutans DSM 3696 includes:
- a CDS encoding DsbA family protein, translating into MAKRRVIVALLVIFGFSVVPARGAQNVEAEMRTLLKEHPEILLEALRKEKAQLLGILEEAAQERQQAEEKRRIEEEMKNPLKPVLDPGRLSLGKADAPVVVVEYSDFFCHYCAAGAGIMKELIKTRPEAVKVVFKHFAAAPVSRQAALIFEALGLQKPELAWAFHDAVFANQEKLAEGGEAALRELAVSLGADAARLDADMKRPELDERLKKDVEEARAFKFRGTPTYVVGGMSIRGAAPLPVFEEAVDKAVQNAKSGAAAPGGKEAKVAANGAAGKDNKECTDCREIK; encoded by the coding sequence ATGGCAAAACGACGTGTGATCGTAGCACTCCTTGTAATCTTTGGGTTTTCCGTGGTTCCGGCCCGGGGCGCCCAGAATGTGGAAGCTGAAATGCGGACCCTGCTCAAGGAACATCCCGAGATTCTCCTTGAGGCGCTTCGCAAGGAAAAGGCCCAGTTGCTCGGCATTCTGGAGGAGGCCGCCCAGGAGCGCCAGCAAGCCGAGGAGAAAAGGCGCATCGAGGAGGAGATGAAAAACCCCCTCAAGCCTGTGCTCGATCCCGGCCGCCTGTCCCTGGGCAAAGCCGACGCGCCGGTTGTCGTCGTGGAATACTCCGATTTTTTCTGCCACTATTGCGCCGCCGGGGCCGGAATCATGAAGGAACTGATCAAGACCCGCCCGGAGGCGGTCAAGGTCGTGTTCAAGCATTTCGCCGCAGCCCCGGTCTCCCGCCAGGCCGCCCTGATCTTTGAGGCTTTGGGACTGCAAAAGCCTGAACTGGCCTGGGCCTTCCACGACGCCGTGTTCGCCAATCAGGAGAAGCTGGCCGAAGGCGGCGAGGCCGCCCTGCGGGAACTGGCCGTGTCGCTTGGGGCCGACGCCGCGCGCCTGGACGCCGACATGAAGCGCCCCGAGCTCGACGAGCGGCTGAAGAAGGATGTGGAAGAGGCCAGGGCATTCAAATTCCGGGGCACTCCCACCTATGTCGTCGGCGGCATGTCCATCCGCGGCGCGGCCCCGCTGCCTGTCTTCGAGGAGGCTGTGGACAAGGCCGTGCAAAACGCCAAATCCGGGGCTGCGGCGCCGGGCGGCAAGGAGGCCAAGGTCGCAGCCAACGGCGCTGCGGGAAAGGACAACAAGGAATGCACGGATTGCCGGGAGATCAAGTAG
- the potA gene encoding spermidine/putrescine ABC transporter ATP-binding protein PotA, with protein sequence MENTLPCIELEHVSKRFGDQPVLGDIHLTINHGEFLTFLGPSGCGKTTILRLLAGFEHPSSGRVRIGGKDVTDLPPHKRAVNTVFQNYALFPHMTVFDNVAFGLRMRRTPAKVIEEDVFSALRMVKMETHHARRPSQLSGGQQQRVAIARAVVNKPLVLLLDEPLSALDYKLRKAMQIELKELRRTLGITFVFVTHDQEEAFSMSDRVAVMNEGAIEQIDSPSVIYEKPKNLFVARFVGEINTFEGRVLSRNGVSMQALVEGEEVRLSLGGNGNGNGAHCASGAHGTACGSLSAGSPIKVLLRPEDVRLERAAPGDAGGLTGAIVDTVYKGMTIDLIVEMSGGKKILATEFFNEDAPEALFSVGERVRVGWVEDWEVVLPDEGSQSL encoded by the coding sequence ATGGAAAACACACTTCCTTGCATCGAACTGGAGCATGTTTCCAAACGTTTCGGGGACCAGCCGGTCCTTGGAGATATCCATCTCACCATCAATCACGGCGAGTTTCTCACCTTTCTTGGCCCCTCGGGTTGCGGGAAGACCACCATCCTGCGGCTTCTGGCCGGTTTCGAACACCCCTCCTCGGGGCGGGTGCGCATCGGCGGCAAGGACGTCACCGATCTGCCCCCCCACAAACGGGCCGTAAACACCGTTTTTCAGAACTATGCGCTTTTTCCGCACATGACCGTCTTCGACAATGTGGCCTTCGGCCTGCGCATGCGCCGGACCCCGGCCAAGGTCATCGAAGAGGACGTGTTTTCGGCCCTGCGCATGGTCAAGATGGAGACGCACCATGCCCGCCGCCCCAGCCAGCTCTCCGGCGGCCAGCAACAGCGGGTGGCCATCGCCCGGGCCGTGGTCAACAAGCCCCTGGTGCTGCTTCTCGACGAACCCCTGTCGGCCCTGGACTACAAGCTGCGCAAGGCCATGCAGATCGAACTCAAGGAGCTTCGCCGCACGCTCGGCATTACCTTCGTCTTCGTCACCCACGACCAGGAAGAGGCCTTCTCCATGTCCGACCGGGTGGCGGTGATGAACGAAGGGGCCATTGAGCAGATCGATTCCCCAAGCGTCATCTACGAAAAGCCGAAAAACCTTTTTGTGGCTAGGTTCGTGGGGGAGATCAACACCTTCGAGGGCCGGGTGCTGTCCCGCAACGGGGTTTCCATGCAGGCCCTGGTGGAGGGCGAGGAGGTCCGGCTGTCGCTTGGCGGCAACGGCAACGGCAACGGCGCCCATTGCGCGTCAGGGGCGCACGGGACGGCCTGCGGCTCTCTGTCCGCCGGGTCGCCGATCAAGGTGCTTTTGCGCCCCGAGGATGTGCGCCTGGAGCGCGCCGCGCCGGGCGACGCCGGAGGACTGACCGGCGCCATCGTGGATACCGTCTACAAGGGCATGACCATCGACCTGATCGTCGAGATGTCGGGCGGCAAAAAGATTCTGGCCACGGAGTTTTTCAACGAGGACGCGCCAGAGGCCCTTTTCTCCGTGGGCGAGCGGGTGCGCGTGGGCTGGGTCGAGGACTGGGAAGTGGTGTTGCCCGATGAAGGATCGCAGTCTCTTTAA
- the potB gene encoding spermidine/putrescine ABC transporter permease PotB → MKDRSLFKTIAVTLTVGWLAVFVIVPNLLTLIAGFLTRGEPEFVLPIFTFDNYARLFDPAFFEIFLDSVWLALGTTVLCLLVGYPFAYILARMTPARRRMGLVFVIIPFWTNSLIRTYALIAILNVNGLFNSALLWLGVISEPVELLYTNTAVFIGFTYTLLPFMILPLYASIEKLDHRLIEAARDLGAGSFQTFFRVSLPLTLPGIIAGSMLVFLPALSMFYVPDILGGAKSLLVGNFIRNQFLVARDWPFGAAASVLLTVVMGLLLYVYWLCQKRVRRAEPA, encoded by the coding sequence ATGAAGGATCGCAGTCTCTTTAAGACCATTGCGGTGACCTTGACCGTGGGCTGGCTTGCGGTCTTCGTCATCGTCCCCAACCTGCTGACGCTTATCGCCGGATTCCTCACCCGTGGCGAACCGGAATTCGTCCTCCCGATCTTTACCTTCGACAACTATGCCCGGCTTTTCGACCCGGCCTTTTTCGAAATCTTCCTGGATTCCGTGTGGCTGGCCCTGGGCACCACGGTCCTGTGCCTCCTCGTGGGCTATCCCTTCGCCTACATCCTGGCCCGGATGACCCCGGCCCGCCGCCGCATGGGGCTTGTATTCGTCATCATTCCCTTCTGGACCAACTCGCTGATCCGCACCTACGCGCTCATCGCCATTTTAAACGTCAACGGCCTGTTCAATTCAGCCCTTTTGTGGCTCGGGGTCATCTCCGAACCGGTGGAACTTCTGTACACCAACACGGCGGTTTTCATCGGCTTCACCTACACCCTTTTGCCGTTCATGATCCTGCCGCTGTACGCCTCCATCGAAAAGCTGGACCACCGGCTCATCGAGGCCGCCCGGGATCTGGGGGCCGGTTCCTTCCAGACCTTTTTCCGGGTCAGCCTGCCGCTGACCCTGCCCGGGATCATCGCCGGGAGCATGCTGGTCTTTTTGCCGGCTTTGAGCATGTTCTACGTGCCGGACATCCTCGGCGGGGCCAAAAGCCTGCTGGTGGGCAACTTCATCCGCAACCAGTTCCTGGTGGCCCGGGACTGGCCCTTCGGCGCGGCGGCCAGCGTCCTTTTGACCGTGGTCATGGGCCTTTTGCTCTATGTCTACTGGCTGTGCCAGAAACGCGTGCGCCGGGCGGAACCGGCATGA
- the potC gene encoding spermidine/putrescine ABC transporter permease PotC, which yields MKRMVKAAYLGTVYLFLYLPLAVLTVYSFNDAKHVVTWKGFTTKWYVKLAENSVLLDAAVNSLLLAAASATAATIIGTLAAIALKRYRFTGRTILSTSMYVVMMSPDIVMGISLLMLFVLLGLPLGFTTLFLSHVTFCLPFVTVTVLARLTGLDGNLVEAAMDLGAREFEVFSRIILPLAMPGVLAGWLLSFTLSLDDVIISFFVTGPTFEILPLKIYSMVRLGVKPEVNALCAVMFGVTLAVVFLTQLCFKERK from the coding sequence ATGAAACGCATGGTCAAGGCCGCCTATCTGGGGACCGTCTACCTCTTTTTGTATCTGCCCCTGGCCGTGCTTACGGTCTATTCCTTCAACGACGCCAAGCATGTGGTGACCTGGAAGGGATTCACCACCAAGTGGTACGTGAAGCTTGCCGAAAACTCCGTCCTTCTGGACGCCGCCGTCAACTCCCTGCTCCTGGCTGCGGCCTCGGCCACGGCGGCCACCATCATCGGCACCCTGGCGGCCATTGCGCTGAAGCGTTACCGGTTCACGGGCCGCACCATCCTGTCCACCTCCATGTACGTGGTCATGATGTCCCCGGACATCGTCATGGGCATCTCGCTGCTCATGCTCTTCGTCCTTTTGGGCCTGCCCCTGGGGTTCACCACTCTTTTCCTGTCGCATGTGACCTTCTGCCTGCCGTTCGTCACGGTGACCGTGCTGGCCCGCCTGACAGGCCTGGACGGCAATCTGGTGGAGGCGGCCATGGACCTGGGGGCTCGGGAATTCGAGGTGTTTTCCCGGATCATCCTGCCCCTGGCCATGCCCGGCGTTCTGGCCGGATGGCTCTTAAGCTTCACCCTGTCGCTCGACGACGTGATCATCAGTTTTTTCGTCACCGGTCCCACCTTCGAGATCCTGCCGCTCAAGATCTATTCCATGGTCAGGCTGGGGGTGAAACCGGAGGTGAATGCGCTGTGCGCGGTGATGTTCGGCGTCACCCTGGCCGTGGTCTTTCTCACCCAACTCTGCTTCAAGGAGCGAAAATGA
- a CDS encoding ABC transporter substrate-binding protein, which produces MKKHLLALAVLLAALGMVVAAHAADKTLNVFIWSEYLPDEVVADFTRETGIKVKLTTYESNETMYAKIKMLGGKGYDIVVPSAEFVSRMAAEDLLAPIDKGRLPNLSNLDDTFRNLPYDPENGHSVPYMWGTTGIAVNTDLVPEGQITGYADLWNPALAGKLLLPDDMRTTLGMALKVLGYSTNDTDPAHIEQAYLRAKSLYPAVKVFDSDSPKQALLNREVSVAVLWNGEAYVANGENDKIIYVYPKEGANRWVDNLCIPKNAANVDNAHAFINYLLRPEVAAKISQEMGYATPNKAAMPLLPAEIRDNPIIYPPADKLTGSEFETDLGPAQRLYEQYWSKLKTGR; this is translated from the coding sequence ATGAAAAAACATCTCCTGGCCCTCGCGGTCCTTCTGGCCGCCCTTGGCATGGTCGTCGCGGCCCATGCTGCGGACAAGACGCTCAACGTCTTCATCTGGTCCGAATACCTGCCCGACGAGGTGGTGGCGGACTTCACCAGGGAGACGGGCATCAAGGTCAAGCTGACCACCTACGAAAGCAACGAAACCATGTACGCCAAGATCAAGATGCTCGGCGGCAAGGGCTACGACATCGTGGTGCCCTCGGCCGAATTCGTCAGCCGCATGGCCGCCGAGGATCTGCTGGCGCCCATCGACAAGGGCAGACTCCCGAACCTGTCCAATCTGGACGACACCTTCCGCAACCTGCCCTATGACCCGGAAAACGGCCACAGCGTGCCCTACATGTGGGGCACCACGGGCATCGCCGTGAATACGGACCTGGTTCCCGAAGGCCAGATCACCGGCTACGCCGACCTGTGGAATCCGGCCCTGGCGGGCAAGCTGCTTTTGCCCGACGACATGCGCACCACGCTCGGCATGGCGCTCAAGGTGCTCGGGTATTCCACCAACGACACGGACCCGGCCCACATCGAGCAGGCCTATCTGCGGGCCAAGTCGCTCTATCCGGCGGTGAAGGTCTTTGATTCCGATTCGCCCAAGCAGGCCCTGCTCAACCGCGAGGTGTCCGTGGCCGTGCTGTGGAACGGCGAGGCCTACGTGGCCAACGGCGAAAACGACAAGATCATCTACGTCTATCCCAAGGAGGGGGCCAACCGCTGGGTGGACAACCTGTGCATCCCCAAAAACGCGGCCAACGTGGACAACGCCCACGCCTTCATCAACTACCTGCTTCGGCCCGAGGTGGCGGCCAAGATCTCCCAGGAGATGGGCTACGCCACGCCCAACAAGGCGGCCATGCCCCTGCTCCCGGCCGAGATTCGCGACAACCCCATCATCTATCCCCCGGCGGACAAGCTCACGGGCAGCGAATTCGAGACCGACCTCGGCCCGGCCCAGCGCCTCTACGAACAGTACTGGAGCAAGCTCAAGACCGGACGCTGA
- a CDS encoding menaquinone biosynthetic enzyme MqnA/MqnD family protein encodes MQHPTLRIGRIAYLNVWPLFTLLAPAIDANPHMDCVSGHPSELNAALGRGEIDVAPASAFAYLANPEGFSLLPDLSISAAVAPIQSVLLVSPVPLDELEGYLCRTGDTVLLSQASASSNALLRVLWRFHWKLPDAAWSMTAPGTGLYTDRPFVEIGDTALSYYLDPPAGRHIIDLGEAWHAFTGLPFVFAAWIVREGLGAARRETLSGMWNRLMEIKAGLPHRLDELVESGGRPDWIEAKALANYLRGVSYDLGPDRQASLLLFAHHCRELGLLDAVPGLRWQMV; translated from the coding sequence ATGCAACACCCCACCCTGCGCATCGGCCGCATCGCCTACTTAAACGTCTGGCCCCTTTTCACCCTGCTGGCCCCGGCCATCGACGCCAACCCGCACATGGACTGCGTTTCGGGGCACCCCTCCGAACTCAACGCCGCCCTGGGCCGGGGGGAGATCGACGTGGCCCCGGCCTCGGCCTTCGCCTATCTGGCCAATCCCGAAGGATTTTCCCTCCTGCCGGATTTGAGCATCAGCGCCGCCGTGGCCCCCATCCAAAGCGTGCTCCTGGTCAGCCCGGTCCCCCTGGACGAGCTTGAGGGATACCTGTGCCGCACCGGGGACACGGTGCTTCTGTCCCAGGCCTCGGCCAGCTCCAACGCCCTGCTCCGGGTGCTCTGGCGGTTCCACTGGAAGCTGCCCGACGCGGCATGGTCCATGACCGCCCCGGGCACGGGCCTCTACACGGATCGGCCCTTTGTGGAGATCGGGGACACGGCCCTGTCGTATTACCTCGACCCGCCCGCAGGCCGGCACATCATCGACCTGGGCGAGGCCTGGCACGCGTTTACCGGGCTGCCCTTCGTGTTCGCGGCCTGGATCGTGCGCGAGGGGCTTGGCGCGGCGCGGCGCGAGACCTTGTCCGGGATGTGGAACAGGCTGATGGAGATCAAGGCCGGTCTGCCGCACCGCCTGGACGAGTTGGTGGAAAGCGGCGGTCGGCCGGACTGGATCGAGGCAAAGGCCCTGGCGAACTACCTGCGCGGGGTCAGCTACGACCTGGGGCCGGACAGACAGGCCTCCCTGCTGCTTTTCGCCCACCACTGCCGGGAGCTCGGCCTTCTCGACGCCGTGCCGGGCCTGCGCTGGCAGATGGTCTGA
- a CDS encoding Lcl C-terminal domain-containing protein — MSACKALQLTIYKKEGYMIFYASTKFSISQIIIPIFSIVIACNIMLMMQYAHAYTLPDTGQITCYNNSGIITCPQQGEAFYGQDANYTHSPLSYTNNGDGTVTDRVTGLIWQQVDDGTQRTWGQSVTYCQDLELGGQTDWRLPSRWELLSIVDAGRFNPALNPAFSCTDNTNSYWANTDYLGYLFYGWYVFAYYGDSGGASKGGEQNVRCVRGAELLKPTYSDNGDGTVTDLTTGRVWEKAGSQTAMNWQAALAWCQDQTTGGETDWRLPNKRELESLVDDELQSPSINPAFTVTGSTGWFYWTSTSNSGAPTDAWRMDFVYGYSGRPAKSSAEEHVRCIRGGLAATGMPPGVSLMLLNN; from the coding sequence ATGTCTGCATGTAAAGCATTGCAGTTAACTATCTACAAAAAAGAGGGATATATGATATTTTATGCTTCGACAAAATTTAGCATATCTCAAATTATTATTCCGATTTTTTCAATAGTAATTGCATGCAATATTATGTTGATGATGCAATATGCCCATGCATATACTCTTCCGGATACCGGCCAAATCACTTGCTACAACAATTCAGGAATCATCACCTGCCCGCAACAAGGAGAGGCATTTTACGGCCAGGACGCAAATTACACACATTCGCCGCTCTCCTATACGAATAATGGCGACGGCACCGTCACGGACCGCGTCACCGGCCTGATCTGGCAGCAGGTTGACGACGGCACGCAGCGCACCTGGGGACAGTCTGTGACCTATTGCCAGGATCTGGAACTGGGCGGGCAGACGGATTGGCGGCTGCCGTCACGCTGGGAACTCCTGAGCATCGTGGACGCCGGCCGCTTCAACCCGGCCCTCAATCCCGCCTTTTCCTGCACGGACAACACCAATTCGTATTGGGCCAATACCGACTATCTCGGCTACCTGTTTTACGGGTGGTATGTCTTCGCATACTATGGCGACTCGGGCGGCGCCTCCAAGGGCGGAGAACAAAATGTCCGATGCGTTCGCGGCGCTGAGCTGTTGAAACCGACCTACTCCGATAACGGGGACGGCACCGTGACGGATCTGACCACGGGCCGGGTCTGGGAGAAGGCCGGGAGCCAAACGGCCATGAACTGGCAGGCGGCCCTGGCCTGGTGCCAGGACCAGACCACCGGGGGGGAGACGGACTGGCGTCTGCCCAACAAGCGCGAACTAGAAAGCCTTGTGGACGATGAGCTCCAAAGTCCTTCAATTAATCCGGCATTTACGGTAACGGGGTCAACGGGATGGTTCTACTGGACCAGTACCAGCAACTCCGGGGCGCCAACCGATGCGTGGCGCATGGATTTCGTTTACGGCTACTCAGGCCGCCCCGCCAAGTCATCAGCCGAAGAACACGTCCGATGCATCCGAGGCGGGCTGGCCGCAACCGGCATGCCCCCCGGGGTATCCTTGATGCTCCTTAACAATTGA
- the rsgA gene encoding ribosome small subunit-dependent GTPase A: MTLQDIGFDHWFAAQTAELGSDGCGFARISAVDRGSYIIHDARREVPAELSGKLAYRIERPADLPCVGDWVTAQWYNNDTAAIIHQVFPRKSFLRRKTPGEAIEHQMIAANVDTAFLVQSCHFDFNPRRLERYVVMATDGNVEPVVLLTKTDLVTEEALETTLAIVRSVTTAQVMALCTITGSGFAALQQTLLPGKTYCLLGSSGVGKTTLVNRLVGQEAFATQAVSGTGEGIHTTTRRQLVVLQSGALLIDTPGMRELGLIGDGEEVDMGFEDIAALAERCRYADCRHAHEPGCAVRAAVELGELPKDRFESFVKLKKESAFYGMSQLEKRQKDKAFGRFVKSVKKRRKN; this comes from the coding sequence ATGACCTTGCAAGATATCGGATTCGACCACTGGTTTGCCGCGCAAACCGCCGAACTGGGCAGCGATGGCTGCGGCTTTGCCCGCATATCCGCCGTTGACCGGGGTTCATACATCATACACGACGCCAGAAGGGAGGTTCCGGCTGAACTGTCAGGGAAGCTCGCCTACCGGATTGAGCGTCCCGCCGACCTGCCCTGTGTCGGCGATTGGGTGACGGCGCAATGGTATAATAATGATACGGCGGCGATCATTCATCAGGTGTTCCCACGGAAGTCGTTCTTGCGACGCAAGACCCCTGGCGAGGCCATCGAACACCAGATGATCGCCGCCAACGTCGATACCGCCTTTCTTGTCCAATCCTGCCATTTCGACTTCAATCCGAGGCGGTTGGAGCGATATGTGGTCATGGCCACGGACGGGAATGTTGAACCGGTGGTCCTGCTCACGAAGACGGACCTGGTCACCGAGGAGGCCCTGGAGACGACGCTTGCCATCGTCCGTTCGGTCACCACGGCCCAGGTGATGGCGCTTTGCACGATCACCGGGTCCGGGTTTGCTGCGCTGCAACAGACGCTTCTTCCGGGAAAGACGTACTGCCTGCTTGGTTCCTCGGGTGTCGGAAAGACGACCCTGGTCAACCGTCTCGTGGGCCAGGAGGCCTTTGCAACCCAGGCCGTCAGCGGCACCGGGGAGGGCATCCATACGACCACACGGCGGCAACTCGTCGTCCTTCAAAGCGGCGCGCTGCTGATCGACACGCCCGGCATGCGGGAGCTCGGCCTCATCGGCGACGGCGAGGAGGTGGACATGGGGTTTGAGGACATCGCCGCGCTGGCCGAACGGTGCCGCTATGCGGACTGCCGCCATGCCCACGAGCCCGGCTGCGCCGTCAGGGCCGCCGTTGAACTGGGCGAATTGCCTAAGGATCGGTTTGAGAGCTTTGTGAAGCTCAAAAAGGAGTCCGCCTTCTACGGCATGTCGCAACTGGAAAAACGGCAAAAGGACAAGGCCTTCGGCCGATTCGTGAAATCGGTGAAAAAGCGCAGGAAAAACTGA
- a CDS encoding helix-turn-helix transcriptional regulator, whose amino-acid sequence MQPDHHKPERLLRLPAVLARIPYKRSRFLALVREGVFPRPVKLGPRAVAWPESQIDAVMERIPCLHLSPLRVIATFCRECFVGPAGACTVKSCVFWPYRRGTIPDGSSRELVKVIKEYCAGCLPEENPVGCSAGGEYRGLAPCPCWPFRMGRNPYIGPEVRENRRQYALGQLNLLGSQALCAPRIDATPPA is encoded by the coding sequence ATGCAACCCGACCATCACAAGCCCGAACGTCTCTTACGCCTCCCCGCCGTCCTCGCCCGCATCCCGTATAAGCGATCCCGCTTCCTGGCCCTGGTCCGCGAGGGCGTTTTCCCGCGCCCGGTGAAACTTGGCCCGCGTGCCGTGGCGTGGCCGGAAAGCCAGATTGACGCCGTGATGGAGCGCATCCCATGCCTGCATCTGTCGCCGCTACGGGTGATCGCAACATTTTGCCGCGAGTGTTTCGTAGGCCCGGCAGGCGCGTGCACAGTCAAGTCATGCGTTTTCTGGCCTTACCGCCGAGGGACCATCCCTGATGGTTCGTCTCGGGAACTGGTGAAGGTCATCAAGGAGTATTGCGCCGGATGCCTGCCCGAGGAGAACCCGGTGGGCTGTTCGGCAGGTGGCGAGTATCGAGGGTTGGCCCCGTGCCCGTGCTGGCCGTTCCGCATGGGGCGCAATCCGTACATCGGACCTGAGGTGCGGGAGAATCGGCGACAGTATGCCTTGGGCCAGCTCAATCTGCTTGGCTCACAGGCCCTTTGTGCCCCCAGGATCGACGCAACGCCCCCGGCGTGA
- the secG gene encoding preprotein translocase subunit SecG: MTTLIVTIHILICLGLIILVLLQSGKEGMGVIFGGGSQSVFGSSGAGGLLVKLTAVFGAVFFVTSLAYNAMTGAERHGSATSIMTGVQIEEPAVPQTAPGGDAAKPATAKEEGAGPVKFEETAPPAAPAPSAGTEKTDGNAPAAAPAAQPGTEKPAGQ; this comes from the coding sequence TTGACAACGCTTATCGTCACCATTCATATTCTCATCTGCCTCGGGCTGATCATCCTGGTGCTCCTGCAATCCGGCAAGGAGGGCATGGGCGTGATTTTCGGCGGCGGCAGCCAGTCGGTGTTCGGCAGCTCCGGCGCCGGGGGCCTTCTGGTGAAGTTGACGGCCGTTTTCGGAGCGGTTTTCTTCGTCACCTCCCTGGCCTACAACGCCATGACCGGCGCGGAACGGCACGGATCGGCCACCTCGATCATGACCGGGGTCCAGATTGAGGAACCGGCGGTTCCCCAGACGGCCCCTGGCGGGGATGCGGCCAAGCCCGCCACAGCCAAGGAAGAGGGCGCAGGCCCTGTGAAATTTGAAGAAACGGCGCCTCCCGCCGCACCGGCCCCCTCGGCCGGGACAGAGAAGACGGACGGGAATGCGCCTGCCGCCGCTCCGGCCGCCCAGCCGGGCACGGAGAAGCCAGCCGGGCAGTAA
- the tpiA gene encoding triose-phosphate isomerase — MMKLMAANWKMYKTRAEAVETARLFAELIAGRLPADREVLLIAPFTSLFAVADEIVSAPGVFLGAQNFYPAAQGAFTGEIAPDMLLDAGCAYALAGHSERRHILGESDEFVGKKVAFGLAAGLSMVLCVGEKIEQRKAGELRQVLTRQMEAGLSEIAPDADISTLVVAYEPVWAIGTGLTAGPLDIAEAHGIVRELLRLRYGEKANEIRILYGGSVKPDNCGEIIGIDNVDGVLVGGASLRAESFAAIALA; from the coding sequence ATGATGAAACTTATGGCCGCCAACTGGAAGATGTACAAGACCCGGGCGGAAGCCGTGGAAACGGCGCGCCTTTTTGCGGAACTGATCGCCGGGCGGCTTCCGGCCGACCGCGAGGTGCTTCTTATTGCGCCATTTACCTCGCTTTTCGCCGTAGCCGACGAGATCGTCTCCGCCCCGGGGGTTTTTCTCGGCGCGCAGAACTTCTATCCTGCGGCCCAGGGGGCCTTCACCGGGGAGATCGCCCCGGACATGCTCCTCGACGCGGGCTGCGCCTATGCCCTGGCCGGGCATTCCGAACGTCGCCACATCCTGGGCGAGTCCGACGAGTTTGTGGGCAAAAAGGTGGCCTTCGGCTTGGCGGCGGGCCTGTCCATGGTCTTGTGCGTGGGCGAGAAGATCGAACAGCGCAAGGCCGGGGAACTGCGCCAGGTTTTGACCCGCCAGATGGAGGCGGGGCTCTCGGAAATCGCCCCGGACGCGGACATCTCCACCCTGGTGGTGGCCTATGAGCCGGTGTGGGCCATCGGCACGGGGCTGACCGCCGGACCCTTGGACATCGCCGAGGCGCATGGCATCGTGCGGGAATTGCTGCGATTGCGTTACGGTGAAAAAGCCAATGAAATCCGTATCTTGTACGGTGGAAGCGTCAAACCGGACAACTGCGGGGAAATAATCGGCATTGACAACGTGGACGGAGTGCTGGTAGGTGGCGCAAGCCTTCGGGCTGAGAGTTTCGCGGCCATTGCCCTGGCCTAA